A stretch of Glandiceps talaboti chromosome 18, keGlaTala1.1, whole genome shotgun sequence DNA encodes these proteins:
- the LOC144449782 gene encoding dehydrogenase/reductase SDR family member 11-like translates to MDRWMGCVALVTGASAGIGAAIARVLAEHGLKVYGCGRNVEAIRKLSDELKSTTAKGTLHPIKCDLRQEHEILAMFDEIKKSDGGVDVCINNAGLSHISSLLDGKTEDWREMLDVNILALCICTREAVKQMREKNTEEGHIIHISSMSGHRIEMGAFDTNFYTGTKHMIKGITEGLRQELWGSNPSIRVTAISPADVETRFNYSMYGEDIGRQLYAEKKCLEPTDISDLVVYVLKAPLHVQVHDILVRSIEQKS, encoded by the exons ATGGACCGTTGGATGGGTTGTGTTGCGTTAGTGACTGGTGCGTCTGCTGGTATTGGAGCTGCAATAGCACGTGTCCTTGCTGAACATGGACTGAAAGTGTATGGATGTGGTAGAAATGTGGAAGCTATCAGG AAATTATCTGACGAGTTGAAATCAACCACCGCAAAGGGAACTTTACATCCAATCAAATGTGACCTCCGACAAGAACAcgaaatattggcaatgtttgATGAAATCAAGAAAAGTGATGGTGGTGTCGACGTGTGCATCAATAATGCCGGTCTGTCCCATATTTCGTCTTTATTGGATGGAAAGACTGAAGACTGGCGAGAAATGTTAGAT GTCAATATACTGGCCCTGTGTATTTGTACCAGGGAAGCAGTTAAACAAATGCGGGAGAAGAATACAGAGGAAGgtcatatcatacacattaGCAG CATGTCTGGACATCGAATAGAGATGGGAGCTTTCGATACAAATTTCTACACGGGAACGAAACACATGATAAAGGGTATCACCGAGGGACTCCGACAAGAAttatggggttcgaacccaagCATAAGAGTAACA GCGATATCACCTGCAGATGTGGAGACAAGGTTTAATTACAGTATGTACGGCGAAGATATAGGTAGACAACTTTATGCCGAGAAAAAG TGTCTAGAACCAACGGACATTTCTGACCTGGTTGTTTATGTGCTAAAGGCCCCTCTACATGTACAG GTTCATGATATTCTGGTGAGATCAATTGAACAGAAAAGTTAG
- the LOC144449781 gene encoding dehydrogenase/reductase SDR family member 11-like, which yields MAHSVMTGGEGPEGGRLGGKLSDELKSTTAKGTLHPIKCDLRQEHEILAMFDEIKKSDGGVDVCINNAGLSHISSLLDGKTEDWREMLDVNILALCICTREAVKQMREKNTEEGHIIHVSSMSGHRIEMGAFDINFYAGTKHMIKGITEGLRQELWGSNPRIRVTSITPADVETRFVYSMYGEDIGRQLYAEKKCLEPTDISDLVLYVLKAPLHVQVHDILVRPIEQKS from the exons ATGGCGCATTCAGTCATGACAGGTGGGGAAGGGCCTGAGGGAGGGAGATTAGGAGGG AAATTATCTGACGAGTTGAAATCAACCACCGCAAAGGGAACCTTACATCCAATCAAATGTGACCTCCGACAAGAACAcgaaatattggcaatgtttgATGAAATCAAGAAAAGTGATGGTGGTGTCGACGTGTGTATCAATAATGCCGGTCTGTCCCATATTTCGTCTTTATTGGATGGAAAGACTGAAGACTGGCGAGAAATGTTAGAT GTCAATATACTGGCCCTGTGTATTTGTACCAGGGAAGCAGTTAAACAAATGCGGGAGAAGAATACAGAGGAAGGTCATATCATACACGTTAGCAG CATGTCTGGACATCGAATAGAGATGGGAGCTTTCGATATAAATTTCTACGCGGGAACGAAACACATGATAAAGGGTATCACCGAGGGACTCCGACAAGAAttatggggttcgaacccaagGATAAGAGTAACA TCGATAACACCTGCAGATGTGGAGACAAGGTTTGTTTACAGTATGTACGGCGAAGATATAGGTAGACAACTTTATGCCGAGAAAAAG TGTCTAGAACCAACGGACATTTCTGACCTGGTTCTTTATGTGCTAAAGGCCCCTCTACATGTACAG GTTCATGATATTCTGGTGAGACCAATTGAACAGAAAAGTTAG